A genomic window from Nematostella vectensis chromosome 9, jaNemVect1.1, whole genome shotgun sequence includes:
- the LOC116614255 gene encoding protein turtle homolog A isoform X1: MILVIAWFCCIFTLAASPGSAQSPTPGPIIIDVKSGSDVILSCDTGGNSFDLINWSLNNSKSPFFIKFMNFKPYVAAKYARRLHMVNSSAILVSSVTGQDAGRYRCKTMATSTGDTAGLFKLGTPIELRIQVAPFFVKTPQDRITAVEGTSVSLECHFATSTNPEIDWERLNGVLPSERATLSREPHSSLVIARVEASDAGRYKCYAANDYGSIFHEFDIVVQRSTSSVPSQSKKVTEGKLTVLDCQTDTSLPSSNVLFTWTKDGRDVTSSQNPRISVLVSGSLFIRGIMRSDSGVYRCTAKTFDQTGSGIVNYPGSDIFLDVQFPPSIIVISSVVTVGENTDARLPCVSEGNPATEVTKWTRVGGELGPPDKFVVLERGSLLIRKVKRSDMGTYVCTPSNYIGAGKPGTTNLVVQVVPTFTEVPSSVVSVRVGEEIRFKCSAVSETVPSVSWRRVGKAFSNRTQTSKGLLTILGVQTVDHGEYECVAETDKGKAVHTTTLNVISVPSRPTITAVSIEYTTARIVWTAGYDGGFAQRFRVWYRRSKDSDSQWKKTPQLPLGTLSHEIPGLVENTEYYFAVRAINKEGPGDFSQIMSQKGSGSPTVITNKPQEPLPPTDVIVNITSDGYVLSWKHDPVPGRPSVKAFVVQYRQQNASSEWIEADGSIPSDTRTYTLKAKHLSPNTDYEFRIFAYGNTRSRPAYVSNTYHIAAPVVAKRMTNDDVIPIVAGVLGALAFLVLLGLVCFCCLQCHAKKKGTENSKSKKVHFVLPDGSTHAYEGESEDDFCDSEIKLMPEAVRFTPDITTEEKRSKRSPITKEDSMLLLTNVPYDEPFGGQMLRHKDLIQESPYQSPVHSPKDKVLFFGEPSGWYDCTLSRPASREVRDSYDQFCQSPADAGSRDSLDRASRKRALYEHKGSKIHLVKKFDSNSSLQFEKPPARESRFSAIAEEVDLTDVSLIGSHKRPHHHWSTPEVFRGSRVDDSNNNKESHNSDSESLDSFSRRRRRRARPESYHEGAVSQQPELVPISEQDSNPSFKCLCEDSTDEKDAAKEDNRSSYLHLERNDSQKSSFVDQLKGWEEEAIGQPYQRHERTKAGYCNVSDSDNSVSPAHSLVSLSDSDVDAEIARKLHEGGESRPLSYSGEPDKSHLYRAVSYLKSVDTGSASDTSEMDDKNVNTLDRDRRQSRLSAQHNKDKEQEAVTTLKDIKCTDSLDQLKVCDPFYRAGSRPARTPSNASSGVFSVQVSSSETNSIESSPHQSRRRSARSSGTSSSGFDTASSRGSYSSEGFRTIDPARAHALRNTTAGRFPHLEEPYEWDREGTGSEFESGSDTGGFSFKPNMIANMRHLLDLQRRLGIDLDSASSSESLPDKEKYEKMAATDALEFSPSLSPTKYHVDRYSLEEKDKRCSKLMEEYKANRRVEDEKLNGSIIYQSWDL; encoded by the exons ATGATTTTGGTTATCGCGTGGTTCTGTTGTATCTTCACTCTTGCCGCAAGCCCAG GTTCGGCGCAGAGTCCTACTCCGGGCCCGATAATAATCGACGTGAAGTCTGGCAGCGATGTGATTTTGTCGTGCGATACGGGCGGAAACTCGTTTGATTTGATCAACTGGAGCTTAAACAATTCTAAAAGCCCCTTTTTCATTAAGTTTATGAATTTTAAGCCATATGTGGCGGCAAAATACGCTCGCCGCTTGCACATGGTGAACTCTAGCGCCATTTTGGTCTCGAGTGTGACTGGGCAAGATGCGGGGAGGTATCGGTGTAAGACTATGGCTACTTCCACGGGTGATACTGCCGGCCTCTTTAAACTGGGCACACCAATAGAACTGCGTATTCAAG TTGCACCATTCTTCGTCAAAACACCGCAGGACAGAATTACTGCAGTCGAGGGCACTTCAGTCAGTCTTGAGTGCCATTTTGCCACGAGCACAAATCCTGAGATAGACTGGGAGCGACTAAATGGCGTCTTGCCCTCTGAGCGTGCGACATTGTCTAGGGAACCGCACAGTTCTCTTGTCATCGCCCGAGTCGAGGCCTCAGACGCTGGTCGTTATAAGTGTTACGCCGCCAATGATTACGGGTCTATCTTCCATGAGTTCGACATAGTTGTTCAGC gTTCAACTAGCTCCGTACCATCGCAGAGCAAGAAAGTAACTGAGGGCAAACTAACCGTCCTCGACTGCCAAACCGACACTAGTCTCCCCTCTTCCAATGTACTCTTCACGTGGACAAAGGATGGACGTGACGTCACGTCTAGTCAAAATCCCCGGATCTCGGTTTTAGTCTCCGGCTCGCTGTTTATTCGAGGCATAATGCGGTCGGATTCTGGAGTGTATCGCTGTACAGCTAAGACGTTTGATCAGACAGGATCGGGTATTGTCAATTACCCTGGATCGGATATTTTCCTTGACGTTCAAT TTCCTCCAAGTATCATCGTCATCAGTAGCGTCGTTACTGTCGGAGAAAACACAGACGCTCGACTACCATGCGTGTCGGAAGGGAACCCAGCTACCGAAGTCACGAAGTGGACCCGAGTAGGCGGCGAACTTGGCCCGCCGGATAAATTCGTTGTGCTCGAGAGGGGTTCGCTTCTGATTCGAAAAGTGAAAAGGTCGGACATGGGAACGTATGTCTGTACTCCTTCTAATTATATCGGTGCCGGAAAACCTGGAACTACAAATCTGGTCGTGCAAG TTGTTCCGACGTTCACCGAAGTCCCATCCAGCGTAGTTTCCGTACGCGTCGGCGAGGAAATTCGGTTCAAGTGCTCGGCGGTTTCCGAGACCGTTCCGAGCGTCAGCTGGCGGCGCGTCGGAAAGGCTTTCTCGAACCGAACCCAGACGAGTAAGGGCTTGTTGACCATATTAGGCGTGCAGACCGTAGACCACGGAGAATACGAATGCGTCGCCGAGACAGATAAAGGAAAAGCCGTCCACACAACGACTTTAAACGTCATAT CCGTTCCTTCGAGGCCTACCATCACAGCAGTCAGCATCGAATACACAACAGCAAGAATCGTATGGACAGCAGGATACGACGGAGGATTCGCCCAGCGATTCCGTGTCTGGTACCGCAGGTCCAAAGACTCAGATAGCCAGTGGAAAAAAACGCCTCAGCTGCCCTTGGGAACCCTGTCTCACGAGATACCGGGACTCGTAGAAAACACTGAGTACTACTTTGCAGTGCGAGCTATTAATAAGGAAGGGCCTGGGGATTTCAGTCAGATTATGTCGCAGAAGGGAAGCGGTTCTCCGACCGTAATAACAAACAAGCCTC AAGAACCACTCCCTCCCACTGACGTCATTGTCAACATCACGTCAGACGGCTACGTGTTGTCATGGAAACATGACCCTGTCCCTGGACGACCATCGGTCAAGGCGTTTGTTGTACAATACCGCCAGCAGAATGCGTCGTCCGAGTGGATCGAAGCGGATGGCAGCATTCCTAGCGACACCAGAACCTACACGCTGAAAGCAAAGCACTTGAGCCCAAATACGGACTACGAGTTTCGAATCTTTGCTTACGGGAACACTAGAAGTCGACCTGCGTATGTCTCAAATACTTATCATATCG CTGCACCGGTCGTTGCCAAGCGCATGAcaaatgatgacgtcatacccaTTGTTGCGGGTGTCCTGGGCGCCTTGGCGTTCTTGGTTCTGCTTggtctcgtctgtttctgtTGTCTTCAATGCCACGCCAAGAAAAAAG GAACAGAAAATAGCAAGTCCAAAAAGGTCCATTTTGTTCTTCCGGATGG ctCGACTCACGCATACGAAGGAGAATCGGAAGACGACTTCTGTGACTCCGAGATCAAACTAATGCCCGAAGCCGTTCGATTCACTCCCGACATTACTACGGAAGAGAAGCGATCAAAGCGCTCGCCTATTACAAAAGAGGATTCCATGCTTCTCTTGACTAACGTTCCGTATGATGAACCATTCGGTGGTCAAATGCTTCGACACAAAGATCTAATACAGGAAAGCCCCTATCAGTCACCTGTCCACTCTCCGAAGGACAAGGTTCTTTTCTTCGGAGAGCCGTCGGGCTGGTACGACTGTACCCTATCCCGGCCTGCATCTCGGGAGGTGCGAGACTCTTACGACCAGTTTTGCCAATCGCCTGCCGATGCTGGATCGCGTGACTCACTGGACCGCGCGTCACGCAAGCGTGCACTATACGAACACAAAGGATCTAAGATTCACCTAGTGAAGAAATTCGATTCGAATTCGAGTCTCCAGTTTGAAAAACCGCCAGCCAGGGAATCGCGTTTTAGTGCGATCGCCGAAGAGGTGGACTTAACAGATGTGTCTTTGATAGGATCCCACAAACGTCCCCATCACCATTGGTCAACGCCCGAAGTATTCCGCGGGTCAAGGGTCGATGACTCAAATAACAACAAAGAGAGTCATAATTCGGACTCGGAATCGCTCGACTCATTCTCACGCAGACGAAGGCGGCGGGCGAGACCTGAGTCCTACCACGAAGGCGCGGTGTCTCAGCAGCCAGAGCTTGTACCAATTAGCGAACAGGACTCGAATCCAAGCTTCAAGTGTTTGTGTGAAGATAGCACGGATGAGAAGGATGCGGCTAAAGAGGACAATAGGAGTTCGTATCTACACTTAGAGCGAAACGACTCGCAAAAATCTTCGTTTGTGGATCAGCTGAAGGGATGGGAGGAGGAAGCCATAGGGCAGCCTTATCAACGACACGAAAGGACTAAAGCCGGTTACTGTAACGTTAGCGATTCAGATAACAGCGTCTCGCCGGCACATTCTCTCGTTTCTTTGTCGGACTCCGACGTAGACGCTGAGATTGCGCGGAAACTTCACGAAGGTGGCGAATCAAGGCCGCTATCTTATTCTGGGGAACCCGATAAGTCTCACTTGTATCGAGCGGTGTCTTACCTGAAgtctgttgacacaggttcaGCGTCGGACACAAGCGAGATGGACGATAAAAATGTGAACACTCTCGATCGTGATCGACGTCAAAGTAGACTATCAGCTCAACACAATAAAGACAAGGAACAAGAAGCAGTTACAACCCTAAAGGATATTAAATGTACGGATTCTCTTGATCAACTTAAAGTCTGTGATCCGTTTTACCGCGCTGGTAGCAGGCCCGCAAGGACACCCTCTAACGCGTCCAGCGGTGTGTTCTCGGTCCAGGTCTCCTCCAGTGAGACGAACAGCATCGAGTCGTCTCCTCACCAGTCACGCAGACGGTCTGCGCGATCGAGCGGCACGTCTTCCAGCGGGTTTGACACCGCCTCTTCACGAGGCAGCTACAGTAGTGAAGGCTTTAGGACCATCGATCCTGCCAGGGCGCATGCTCTCAGGAACACCACCGCTGGTCGATTCCCACACTTGGAGGAACCTTACGAGTGGGATCGCGAAGGGACTGGGAGTGAATTTGAGAGCGGAAGTGACACTGGCGGTTTTTCCTTTAAGCCGAATATGATCGCTAACATGCGACATCTTCTGGACTTGCAACGGCGCCTCGGGATAGACCTCGACAGCGCCAGCTCGAGCGAGTCGCTCCCGGACAAAgaaaaatacgaaaaaatgGCGGCCACGGACGCTCTGGAGTTTTCTCCTAGTTTATCGCCAACTAAGTACCATGTTGATCGGTACAGTCTCGAGGAAAAGGACAAGCGATGTTCCAAGCTTATGGAGGAGTATAAGGCGAATAGGAGAGTAGAGGACGAGAAACTTAACGGTAGCATTATCTACCAATCGTGGGATCTGTAA
- the LOC116614255 gene encoding uncharacterized protein LOC116614255 isoform X2, producing MILVIAWFCCIFTLAASPGSAQSPTPGPIIIDVKSGSDVILSCDTGGNSFDLINWSLNNSKSPFFIKFMNFKPYVAAKYARRLHMVNSSAILVSSVTGQDAGRYRCKTMATSTGDTAGLFKLGTPIELRIQGSTSSVPSQSKKVTEGKLTVLDCQTDTSLPSSNVLFTWTKDGRDVTSSQNPRISVLVSGSLFIRGIMRSDSGVYRCTAKTFDQTGSGIVNYPGSDIFLDVQFPPSIIVISSVVTVGENTDARLPCVSEGNPATEVTKWTRVGGELGPPDKFVVLERGSLLIRKVKRSDMGTYVCTPSNYIGAGKPGTTNLVVQVVPTFTEVPSSVVSVRVGEEIRFKCSAVSETVPSVSWRRVGKAFSNRTQTSKGLLTILGVQTVDHGEYECVAETDKGKAVHTTTLNVISVPSRPTITAVSIEYTTARIVWTAGYDGGFAQRFRVWYRRSKDSDSQWKKTPQLPLGTLSHEIPGLVENTEYYFAVRAINKEGPGDFSQIMSQKGSGSPTVITNKPQEPLPPTDVIVNITSDGYVLSWKHDPVPGRPSVKAFVVQYRQQNASSEWIEADGSIPSDTRTYTLKAKHLSPNTDYEFRIFAYGNTRSRPAYVSNTYHIAAPVVAKRMTNDDVIPIVAGVLGALAFLVLLGLVCFCCLQCHAKKKGTENSKSKKVHFVLPDGSTHAYEGESEDDFCDSEIKLMPEAVRFTPDITTEEKRSKRSPITKEDSMLLLTNVPYDEPFGGQMLRHKDLIQESPYQSPVHSPKDKVLFFGEPSGWYDCTLSRPASREVRDSYDQFCQSPADAGSRDSLDRASRKRALYEHKGSKIHLVKKFDSNSSLQFEKPPARESRFSAIAEEVDLTDVSLIGSHKRPHHHWSTPEVFRGSRVDDSNNNKESHNSDSESLDSFSRRRRRRARPESYHEGAVSQQPELVPISEQDSNPSFKCLCEDSTDEKDAAKEDNRSSYLHLERNDSQKSSFVDQLKGWEEEAIGQPYQRHERTKAGYCNVSDSDNSVSPAHSLVSLSDSDVDAEIARKLHEGGESRPLSYSGEPDKSHLYRAVSYLKSVDTGSASDTSEMDDKNVNTLDRDRRQSRLSAQHNKDKEQEAVTTLKDIKCTDSLDQLKVCDPFYRAGSRPARTPSNASSGVFSVQVSSSETNSIESSPHQSRRRSARSSGTSSSGFDTASSRGSYSSEGFRTIDPARAHALRNTTAGRFPHLEEPYEWDREGTGSEFESGSDTGGFSFKPNMIANMRHLLDLQRRLGIDLDSASSSESLPDKEKYEKMAATDALEFSPSLSPTKYHVDRYSLEEKDKRCSKLMEEYKANRRVEDEKLNGSIIYQSWDL from the exons ATGATTTTGGTTATCGCGTGGTTCTGTTGTATCTTCACTCTTGCCGCAAGCCCAG GTTCGGCGCAGAGTCCTACTCCGGGCCCGATAATAATCGACGTGAAGTCTGGCAGCGATGTGATTTTGTCGTGCGATACGGGCGGAAACTCGTTTGATTTGATCAACTGGAGCTTAAACAATTCTAAAAGCCCCTTTTTCATTAAGTTTATGAATTTTAAGCCATATGTGGCGGCAAAATACGCTCGCCGCTTGCACATGGTGAACTCTAGCGCCATTTTGGTCTCGAGTGTGACTGGGCAAGATGCGGGGAGGTATCGGTGTAAGACTATGGCTACTTCCACGGGTGATACTGCCGGCCTCTTTAAACTGGGCACACCAATAGAACTGCGTATTCAAG gTTCAACTAGCTCCGTACCATCGCAGAGCAAGAAAGTAACTGAGGGCAAACTAACCGTCCTCGACTGCCAAACCGACACTAGTCTCCCCTCTTCCAATGTACTCTTCACGTGGACAAAGGATGGACGTGACGTCACGTCTAGTCAAAATCCCCGGATCTCGGTTTTAGTCTCCGGCTCGCTGTTTATTCGAGGCATAATGCGGTCGGATTCTGGAGTGTATCGCTGTACAGCTAAGACGTTTGATCAGACAGGATCGGGTATTGTCAATTACCCTGGATCGGATATTTTCCTTGACGTTCAAT TTCCTCCAAGTATCATCGTCATCAGTAGCGTCGTTACTGTCGGAGAAAACACAGACGCTCGACTACCATGCGTGTCGGAAGGGAACCCAGCTACCGAAGTCACGAAGTGGACCCGAGTAGGCGGCGAACTTGGCCCGCCGGATAAATTCGTTGTGCTCGAGAGGGGTTCGCTTCTGATTCGAAAAGTGAAAAGGTCGGACATGGGAACGTATGTCTGTACTCCTTCTAATTATATCGGTGCCGGAAAACCTGGAACTACAAATCTGGTCGTGCAAG TTGTTCCGACGTTCACCGAAGTCCCATCCAGCGTAGTTTCCGTACGCGTCGGCGAGGAAATTCGGTTCAAGTGCTCGGCGGTTTCCGAGACCGTTCCGAGCGTCAGCTGGCGGCGCGTCGGAAAGGCTTTCTCGAACCGAACCCAGACGAGTAAGGGCTTGTTGACCATATTAGGCGTGCAGACCGTAGACCACGGAGAATACGAATGCGTCGCCGAGACAGATAAAGGAAAAGCCGTCCACACAACGACTTTAAACGTCATAT CCGTTCCTTCGAGGCCTACCATCACAGCAGTCAGCATCGAATACACAACAGCAAGAATCGTATGGACAGCAGGATACGACGGAGGATTCGCCCAGCGATTCCGTGTCTGGTACCGCAGGTCCAAAGACTCAGATAGCCAGTGGAAAAAAACGCCTCAGCTGCCCTTGGGAACCCTGTCTCACGAGATACCGGGACTCGTAGAAAACACTGAGTACTACTTTGCAGTGCGAGCTATTAATAAGGAAGGGCCTGGGGATTTCAGTCAGATTATGTCGCAGAAGGGAAGCGGTTCTCCGACCGTAATAACAAACAAGCCTC AAGAACCACTCCCTCCCACTGACGTCATTGTCAACATCACGTCAGACGGCTACGTGTTGTCATGGAAACATGACCCTGTCCCTGGACGACCATCGGTCAAGGCGTTTGTTGTACAATACCGCCAGCAGAATGCGTCGTCCGAGTGGATCGAAGCGGATGGCAGCATTCCTAGCGACACCAGAACCTACACGCTGAAAGCAAAGCACTTGAGCCCAAATACGGACTACGAGTTTCGAATCTTTGCTTACGGGAACACTAGAAGTCGACCTGCGTATGTCTCAAATACTTATCATATCG CTGCACCGGTCGTTGCCAAGCGCATGAcaaatgatgacgtcatacccaTTGTTGCGGGTGTCCTGGGCGCCTTGGCGTTCTTGGTTCTGCTTggtctcgtctgtttctgtTGTCTTCAATGCCACGCCAAGAAAAAAG GAACAGAAAATAGCAAGTCCAAAAAGGTCCATTTTGTTCTTCCGGATGG ctCGACTCACGCATACGAAGGAGAATCGGAAGACGACTTCTGTGACTCCGAGATCAAACTAATGCCCGAAGCCGTTCGATTCACTCCCGACATTACTACGGAAGAGAAGCGATCAAAGCGCTCGCCTATTACAAAAGAGGATTCCATGCTTCTCTTGACTAACGTTCCGTATGATGAACCATTCGGTGGTCAAATGCTTCGACACAAAGATCTAATACAGGAAAGCCCCTATCAGTCACCTGTCCACTCTCCGAAGGACAAGGTTCTTTTCTTCGGAGAGCCGTCGGGCTGGTACGACTGTACCCTATCCCGGCCTGCATCTCGGGAGGTGCGAGACTCTTACGACCAGTTTTGCCAATCGCCTGCCGATGCTGGATCGCGTGACTCACTGGACCGCGCGTCACGCAAGCGTGCACTATACGAACACAAAGGATCTAAGATTCACCTAGTGAAGAAATTCGATTCGAATTCGAGTCTCCAGTTTGAAAAACCGCCAGCCAGGGAATCGCGTTTTAGTGCGATCGCCGAAGAGGTGGACTTAACAGATGTGTCTTTGATAGGATCCCACAAACGTCCCCATCACCATTGGTCAACGCCCGAAGTATTCCGCGGGTCAAGGGTCGATGACTCAAATAACAACAAAGAGAGTCATAATTCGGACTCGGAATCGCTCGACTCATTCTCACGCAGACGAAGGCGGCGGGCGAGACCTGAGTCCTACCACGAAGGCGCGGTGTCTCAGCAGCCAGAGCTTGTACCAATTAGCGAACAGGACTCGAATCCAAGCTTCAAGTGTTTGTGTGAAGATAGCACGGATGAGAAGGATGCGGCTAAAGAGGACAATAGGAGTTCGTATCTACACTTAGAGCGAAACGACTCGCAAAAATCTTCGTTTGTGGATCAGCTGAAGGGATGGGAGGAGGAAGCCATAGGGCAGCCTTATCAACGACACGAAAGGACTAAAGCCGGTTACTGTAACGTTAGCGATTCAGATAACAGCGTCTCGCCGGCACATTCTCTCGTTTCTTTGTCGGACTCCGACGTAGACGCTGAGATTGCGCGGAAACTTCACGAAGGTGGCGAATCAAGGCCGCTATCTTATTCTGGGGAACCCGATAAGTCTCACTTGTATCGAGCGGTGTCTTACCTGAAgtctgttgacacaggttcaGCGTCGGACACAAGCGAGATGGACGATAAAAATGTGAACACTCTCGATCGTGATCGACGTCAAAGTAGACTATCAGCTCAACACAATAAAGACAAGGAACAAGAAGCAGTTACAACCCTAAAGGATATTAAATGTACGGATTCTCTTGATCAACTTAAAGTCTGTGATCCGTTTTACCGCGCTGGTAGCAGGCCCGCAAGGACACCCTCTAACGCGTCCAGCGGTGTGTTCTCGGTCCAGGTCTCCTCCAGTGAGACGAACAGCATCGAGTCGTCTCCTCACCAGTCACGCAGACGGTCTGCGCGATCGAGCGGCACGTCTTCCAGCGGGTTTGACACCGCCTCTTCACGAGGCAGCTACAGTAGTGAAGGCTTTAGGACCATCGATCCTGCCAGGGCGCATGCTCTCAGGAACACCACCGCTGGTCGATTCCCACACTTGGAGGAACCTTACGAGTGGGATCGCGAAGGGACTGGGAGTGAATTTGAGAGCGGAAGTGACACTGGCGGTTTTTCCTTTAAGCCGAATATGATCGCTAACATGCGACATCTTCTGGACTTGCAACGGCGCCTCGGGATAGACCTCGACAGCGCCAGCTCGAGCGAGTCGCTCCCGGACAAAgaaaaatacgaaaaaatgGCGGCCACGGACGCTCTGGAGTTTTCTCCTAGTTTATCGCCAACTAAGTACCATGTTGATCGGTACAGTCTCGAGGAAAAGGACAAGCGATGTTCCAAGCTTATGGAGGAGTATAAGGCGAATAGGAGAGTAGAGGACGAGAAACTTAACGGTAGCATTATCTACCAATCGTGGGATCTGTAA
- the LOC125572199 gene encoding uncharacterized protein LOC125572199 translates to MYFTSISSFVATVFETSFGETFSPGGFTATTLPNTQSHASQQSSSSSSLFQCTNEGCVRTFMSLSSLERHLAYGECEVRDTRATMLDMAKIRYTHRLQEGASTALTRPGHQQDPAAHQLEMGWALKSTKKTKRFSKRQKKYLDDMFSIGQQTGNKADASAVARNMRYAKNSDGGRLFNPEEFLTPQQITSYFSRKALKNRQRQSVDSDDEEAALEEHTYASTRTLVIREVALQHPIAYDHFNLCDMMVEGKLKQLSVVMLRQVCEQLDIHIPPSTRRKALFIDLLSDVLKKCTCHSS, encoded by the coding sequence ATGTATTTTACTTCCATTTCCTCTTTCGTAGCCACTGTATTTGAGACGTCATTTGGGGAGACCTTTTCCCCTGGTGGCTTCACAGCAACGACTTTACCAAATACTCAGAGCCATGCATCGCAACAGTCGTCCTCTTCCTCTTCACTATTTCAGTGCACAAATGAGGGATGTGTTCGCACATTCATGTCGCTTTCCTCTCTTGAGAGGCATCTAGCCTATGGGGAGTGTGAAGTGCGTGACACTCGAGCAACAATGCTCGACATGGCAAAGATCAGGTACACTCATCGTCTTCAGGAGGGAGCATCAACAGCACTGACAAGACCAGGCCACCAGCAAGACCCTGCTGCACACCAGCTCGAAATGGGATGGGCGCTGAAATCCACCAAGAAGACCAAGCGCTTTTCAAAGCGTCAGAAAAAATATCTAGATGACATGTTTTCCATTGGGCAGCAGACTGGTAACAAAGCTGATGCCTCCGCGGTCGCGCGCAACATGCGCTACGCAAAAAATTCAGACGGCGGGCGCTTGTTCAATCCTGAAGAATTTTTAACGCCTCAGCAAATAACGTCTTACTTTTCCAGAAAGGCTCTGAAGAACCGACAACGCCAGTCCGTAGACAGTGATGATGAGGAGGCGGCGCTAGAAGAGCACACATATGCAAGTACTAGAACCCTAGTGATAAGAGAAGTCGCGCTTCAGCATCCCATCGCCTATGACCACTTTAACCTATGCGACATGATGGTGGAAGGGAAGTTGAAGCAGCTCAGTGTTGTAATGCTTCGTCAGGTGTGTGAGCAGCTTGACATCCATATACCTCCAAGCACTCGGCGGAAAGCTCTGTTTATTGACCTACTCAGTGATGTACTCAAGAAATGTACCTGTCACTCCTCCTAA
- the LOC125572200 gene encoding uncharacterized protein LOC125572200, with protein sequence MKFLPKKYRESQTDWFAKRGISWHISVVARKNGDEVQTQTFVHIARNCNQDASAVVHIVEHVLRTIKSECPEIKKAFLRQDNAGCYHSAATLAAYADMEKRTGIRVERADFSDPQGGKGPCDRKAAHIKAHVRKYINEGHDVTTLEQLKNAMLSYGGLQGVRIALVDASLIKQSLSAKWEGISFLNNFEYQGSVINSWRAFDVGRGKGFPVDDMQGGHRFLYLFK encoded by the coding sequence ATGAAATTTCTCCCGAAAAAATACCGTGAGTCCCAGACGGACTGGTTTGCCAAGAGGGGAATTTCTTGGCATATAAGTGTGGTGGCCAGGAAAAACGGGGATGAGGTCCAAACTCAGACCTTCGTTCACATCGCAAGGAACTGCAATCAAGATGCTTCTGCTGTGGTTCATATTGTGGAACACGTCCTGCGTACCATCAAGAGCGAGTgccctgaaataaaaaaggcattctTACGTCAGGACAACGCAGGCTGTTACCACAGTGCGGCCACACTAGCCGCATACGCCGACATGGAGAAAAGAACTGGGATAAGGGTCGAACGTGCAGATTTCAGCGATCCACAAGGAGGCAAGGGACCGTGCGACAGGAAAGCGGCGCACATAAAGGCGCATGTTCGCAAGTATATCAATGAAGGACACGACGTGACGACGCTTGAACAGCTGAAGAATGCTATGCTGTCATATGGTGGTCTTCAAGGGGTCCGTATAGCACTAGTGGATGCGTCTCTCATCAAGCAATCTCTCAGCGCCAAGTGGGAAGGAATCAGCTTTCTCAATAATTTTGAGTACCAAGGCAGCGTCATCAATTCATGGAGAGCTTTCGATGTGGGACGAGGGAAAGGTTTTCCTGTTGACGACATGCAAGGTGGGCATAGGTTTCTATACTTATTCAAATGA